From one Candidatus Omnitrophota bacterium genomic stretch:
- a CDS encoding transcriptional regulator → MKHSKPFRNIELEQLKNPECAKEYLQISLEETRKDGNRAAFLRALRNVVDARGGVVSLAERTNKPTSTLYKAISEEGNPRLDTLDMILNDIGLQLSIDIIKQNCA, encoded by the coding sequence ATGAAACACTCTAAACCTTTCCGTAATATTGAGTTAGAGCAGTTAAAAAATCCAGAATGCGCTAAGGAGTATCTTCAAATCTCTTTGGAAGAAACCCGCAAGGATGGCAATCGGGCCGCCTTTTTGCGCGCTTTGCGCAATGTGGTAGATGCGCGAGGCGGGGTAGTGAGTCTTGCCGAGAGGACAAATAAACCAACAAGCACGCTCTACAAGGCTATTTCCGAGGAAGGAAATCCCCGCCTTGATACGCTGGACATGATCCTAAACGATATTGGTCTGCAATTGTCCATTGATATCATTAAGCAAAACTGCGCTTAA
- a CDS encoding sulfotransferase: MNSEKRGERLIFIGGTPRSGTTLLQNMLDCHPEIFAGPEFTYLPHIVTMRNTFLHSADGKNLEVFCNKEDIDDGIASLIERLLLPVADRRGRRFLSEKTPFNVLVFSDLLVLFPAAHFIHVVRDPRAIVASMIQVGVKARNKGIKPPTFSVSLENAIECIEKCVRAGTAAAKACPSRVNTVLFEKLTAEPKAVLLPLCEFLGVEWSDCLLRPAAQSHTGEISLDGVYYDRESYYRDPDPAVTDQWKQRLNPQLIDQITAAFRENNDYKELGYVFSSE, from the coding sequence ATGAACAGCGAAAAGCGGGGCGAACGATTGATCTTCATCGGCGGGACGCCCCGTTCGGGGACTACTCTGCTGCAAAATATGCTGGATTGCCATCCCGAAATATTCGCCGGGCCGGAATTTACCTATCTTCCCCACATCGTTACTATGCGCAACACTTTTCTCCATTCCGCCGATGGAAAAAATCTGGAAGTTTTCTGCAACAAAGAAGATATCGACGACGGGATCGCCTCGCTCATAGAACGCTTGCTCCTGCCTGTTGCCGACCGGCGCGGACGGCGGTTTTTAAGCGAGAAAACGCCGTTCAACGTTCTGGTTTTCAGCGATCTGCTGGTACTTTTCCCCGCCGCCCATTTTATCCACGTCGTCCGTGATCCCCGCGCCATTGTGGCCTCCATGATCCAGGTAGGAGTCAAAGCGCGCAACAAGGGCATCAAGCCGCCAACCTTCAGCGTCAGCTTGGAAAACGCCATCGAGTGCATCGAAAAGTGCGTGCGCGCGGGAACCGCCGCCGCCAAAGCCTGTCCCAGCCGGGTCAATACTGTTTTGTTCGAGAAACTCACGGCGGAACCGAAAGCCGTTTTGCTGCCCCTCTGCGAATTTCTCGGCGTGGAATGGAGCGATTGCCTGCTGCGTCCCGCCGCCCAATCCCATACGGGAGAAATCAGCCTCGACGGCGTCTATTACGACCGGGAATCGTACTATCGCGATCCCGATCCCGCCGTAACCGATCAATGGAAGCAGCGCCTTAATCCCCAACTGATCGATCAAATAACGGCGGCTTTCCGGGAGAATAATGATTACAAGGAGTTAGGCTACGTTTTTTCGAGCGAATAA
- a CDS encoding sialidase family protein — protein MITIILSLLASLTISSLASAQENLHSQLIFDPEKVSHGHVHASCVVEYPNGDLLAVWYENGVDRDDYYYTVDQDKHDNVRIGAARLRQGAGRWSEPFVISDTFGVADNNPCLIVDKQQRLWLFHTAMLGAPLETWGSSLLRYKISSNYQTPEQPVWDKENILVVHPNELDETAARIAGELRRKSDSSNPNARYASELLSRLNNPYYRRLGWMPRAHPTILPDGALLLPLANENFDIPGMAITPDGGESWVFSKVVPAAGIIQPSVVCMPDGKLIAFFRDGADEGFIMRSESLDNGITWSSVSKTTLPNPGAGIEAVLLRDGLLAMVYNDTKESRDRLAVSLSNDGGETWKWKRYLENTPGGRFDYPSIIQTKDGLLHVTYSYHLKTIKHAYFSEEWIKAGGQ, from the coding sequence ATGATCACTATCATTCTCTCCCTATTAGCATCCCTAACAATCTCTTCTCTCGCCTCCGCACAAGAAAACCTCCATTCGCAATTGATCTTCGATCCCGAAAAAGTCAGTCACGGGCATGTGCACGCCTCCTGCGTCGTCGAATATCCTAACGGCGATCTTTTGGCGGTTTGGTACGAGAACGGCGTCGATCGGGACGACTATTATTACACTGTCGATCAAGACAAACATGATAACGTGCGAATCGGCGCCGCCCGCCTGCGCCAAGGCGCCGGTCGATGGTCGGAGCCGTTCGTCATATCCGATACTTTCGGAGTCGCCGATAACAATCCCTGCCTGATCGTCGACAAGCAGCAACGTCTATGGCTATTTCATACCGCCATGCTGGGCGCTCCCTTGGAAACGTGGGGCAGCAGTCTGTTGCGCTACAAGATTTCCTCCAATTATCAAACGCCGGAGCAACCAGTGTGGGACAAAGAAAACATTCTTGTCGTCCATCCCAACGAACTGGACGAAACCGCCGCCCGCATCGCCGGAGAATTGCGCCGCAAATCCGACAGCAGCAATCCCAACGCCCGTTACGCTTCGGAACTGCTCTCGCGCCTGAACAATCCCTATTACCGCCGCTTGGGATGGATGCCGCGCGCCCATCCAACCATTCTGCCGGACGGGGCGCTATTGCTGCCGCTCGCCAACGAGAATTTCGACATCCCCGGCATGGCCATCACGCCGGACGGCGGGGAATCGTGGGTATTTTCAAAGGTCGTCCCCGCTGCGGGTATCATTCAACCATCCGTGGTTTGTATGCCGGATGGGAAATTAATCGCCTTTTTCCGCGACGGCGCCGACGAAGGCTTCATCATGCGCAGCGAATCGCTGGATAATGGCATAACCTGGTCATCCGTCAGCAAAACTACCCTGCCCAATCCCGGCGCGGGCATCGAAGCCGTTCTCTTGCGCGATGGGCTTTTGGCGATGGTATATAACGATACGAAAGAATCCCGCGATAGGCTTGCCGTTTCACTCTCCAACGACGGCGGCGAAACCTGGAAATGGAAACGCTACCTTGAAAACACGCCCGGCGGACGCTTCGACTATCCGTCCATCATCCAAACCAAGGATGGATTGTTGCACGTCACTTACAGTTACCATTTGAAAACAATCAAACACGCTTATTTCAGCGAAGAATGGATCAAAGCGGGCGGGCAATGA
- a CDS encoding FRG domain-containing protein: MNSTKEVNGIIQYELNSWEEFSGFILENHSNCPAFIYRGQSNAEWKIESTLDRLEKRYPRTPNYTLDRNPEYFECPPTLREVHLKAFKNAVQGKRSANPPKLTDDEWWVLAQQHGLATPMLDWTLSPFVALFFAFEHNNCHNPNQEYITPKKRAVLCLLSSWNMIKNPPDKSAPRLFLPTKETSYRLLNQCGVFLKMPPGSDLESYIENNWECNQATVEILQKIIISTKYPNKDRIECLKYLNKMNINRMSLFPDIDGAASYINSLWELDFDTSLGYLPDNLD; the protein is encoded by the coding sequence ATGAATAGTACAAAGGAAGTAAATGGAATTATTCAATATGAATTGAATTCTTGGGAGGAATTTAGTGGTTTTATTCTAGAAAATCATTCAAATTGTCCTGCATTTATATATCGAGGACAATCTAATGCTGAATGGAAAATTGAATCCACATTGGATAGATTAGAAAAAAGATATCCAAGAACTCCAAATTATACACTTGATAGAAATCCAGAATATTTTGAGTGTCCACCTACCCTCAGAGAAGTTCATCTAAAAGCTTTCAAAAATGCCGTTCAAGGAAAACGAAGCGCAAATCCTCCTAAACTTACAGATGATGAATGGTGGGTGCTTGCTCAACAGCATGGACTTGCTACTCCAATGCTGGATTGGACTCTTTCACCTTTCGTCGCGTTATTTTTTGCGTTTGAACACAATAATTGTCATAATCCCAATCAAGAGTACATAACGCCAAAAAAAAGAGCTGTACTATGTCTTTTATCAAGTTGGAATATGATAAAAAATCCTCCCGATAAATCAGCGCCAAGACTTTTTTTACCCACTAAAGAAACAAGTTATCGTTTATTGAACCAATGCGGAGTTTTTTTAAAAATGCCCCCAGGGTCCGATCTTGAATCTTATATCGAAAATAATTGGGAATGTAACCAAGCTACGGTAGAAATTCTCCAAAAAATCATCATCTCAACCAAATATCCAAATAAAGATAGGATTGAATGTCTTAAATACTTAAATAAGATGAACATTAACCGGATGAGTCTATTTCCCGATATCGATGGAGCGGCATCTTATATTAACAGTTTATGGGAATTGGATTTTGATACATCCTTGGGATATTTACCAGATAACTTAGATTGA
- a CDS encoding CotH kinase family protein, which produces MNQRGFIIGWLIFVAFSSFPAFGSVVINELLASASAEDENGSTLEWIELHNAGTEAESLAGYALTDDPLAPYKFRLPVIDLPPDAYLLIWATGYGLLDPGNYHANFQLRREGEYLALFQPNGTAADEIRFPEQRRNISYGRAPGGKAWLYFANPTPGKANGADGKAGFASAPIFSVAAGVYPDSVNLTLSTPEPETKIRYTLDGAPPEETSELYLEPIRFYVSTPVRARVFRPNYFPSDIVTNTYIMREKMVLPILSLVAKPADLFDSRTGIYANPVQHGRAWERVCSVEFFTMEGRRGFQEDCGVRIHGGASRSRSPKKSFRLYFRSDYGKARLEYPLFPGNPVQRFNQLVLRAGFNDSWGYDREMQRVTVINVRDQVCRDIFMDMGQLACDGLFAELYINGTYWGLYNPTERTDNDFYRQHLGGEAYDVIVEGALRDGDMEEWNLFKTFVTGARDFSADGDYGNLLEYLDLENFVSYVILNVWMQNYDWPHHNWYAAREKSAAGEWRFDLWDVEYSFGSGINGYQVAQNTFENAAGDTDIGNIFRKALKNEQFKAKFWNKTNAYLETALNEAHVMERLNQRLDEVRAAVPAEAEMWGRDKTPKDWEKAAQLARDFVKARTPIFLNYAEKAVGPRPVFVEEWALY; this is translated from the coding sequence ATGAACCAACGCGGCTTCATCATAGGATGGCTAATATTCGTCGCCTTCTCTTCTTTTCCCGCATTCGGCAGCGTAGTAATCAACGAACTCCTCGCCTCCGCTTCCGCCGAGGACGAAAACGGATCCACGCTCGAGTGGATCGAATTGCATAACGCAGGGACGGAAGCGGAAAGTTTGGCGGGGTATGCGTTGACCGACGATCCCTTAGCGCCGTATAAATTCCGCCTGCCCGTTATTGACTTGCCACCGGATGCTTATCTATTGATTTGGGCGACGGGATATGGCCTGCTCGATCCAGGAAATTATCACGCCAATTTCCAACTGCGGCGCGAGGGCGAATATCTCGCTTTGTTTCAGCCTAACGGAACGGCGGCGGACGAGATTCGTTTTCCCGAGCAGCGCCGCAACATCTCCTACGGACGCGCTCCCGGCGGCAAGGCATGGCTTTATTTCGCCAATCCAACGCCGGGAAAGGCGAACGGCGCCGACGGCAAAGCGGGCTTCGCCTCCGCGCCGATTTTTTCCGTTGCGGCGGGCGTATATCCCGACAGCGTCAATTTGACATTATCCACGCCGGAACCGGAAACTAAAATTCGCTATACGCTTGACGGCGCGCCGCCGGAGGAAACGAGCGAGCTTTATCTTGAGCCTATTCGCTTCTACGTAAGTACGCCGGTGCGCGCGCGCGTTTTCCGCCCTAATTATTTCCCCAGCGATATCGTAACGAATACGTATATTATGCGGGAGAAAATGGTTTTGCCTATTCTCTCTCTCGTAGCCAAACCTGCCGATCTCTTCGACAGCCGAACCGGCATCTACGCCAATCCCGTACAACACGGACGCGCCTGGGAGCGCGTTTGCTCGGTGGAATTCTTCACGATGGAGGGACGGCGCGGATTCCAAGAGGATTGCGGCGTCCGCATTCATGGCGGCGCCTCGCGCTCCCGCTCGCCTAAAAAGTCGTTCCGGCTTTATTTCCGCTCCGATTACGGCAAAGCCCGCCTGGAATATCCCCTGTTTCCCGGCAATCCCGTCCAGCGCTTCAATCAATTGGTTCTGCGGGCTGGATTCAACGACAGCTGGGGGTATGACCGGGAAATGCAGCGCGTTACGGTCATTAACGTCAGAGATCAGGTTTGCCGCGATATTTTTATGGATATGGGACAACTGGCGTGCGACGGCCTCTTCGCCGAACTCTACATCAACGGAACCTATTGGGGATTGTATAATCCCACCGAGCGCACGGATAACGATTTCTATCGCCAACACTTGGGCGGAGAAGCTTATGACGTAATCGTAGAAGGCGCTTTACGCGACGGCGATATGGAGGAATGGAATCTATTTAAGACATTCGTAACCGGAGCCAGGGACTTCTCGGCGGATGGGGATTACGGGAACTTGCTAGAATATCTTGACCTGGAAAATTTCGTCTCTTACGTCATCCTCAACGTATGGATGCAGAACTACGATTGGCCTCATCACAACTGGTACGCCGCGCGCGAAAAATCGGCGGCGGGAGAATGGCGCTTCGATCTCTGGGATGTCGAATATTCCTTTGGTTCAGGCATAAACGGCTACCAAGTGGCGCAGAACACGTTCGAGAACGCCGCAGGCGATACCGATATCGGGAACATTTTTCGAAAGGCATTAAAAAACGAACAATTTAAAGCCAAGTTTTGGAATAAAACCAACGCTTATCTGGAAACGGCGCTAAACGAAGCGCACGTAATGGAACGGTTGAACCAACGCCTCGACGAAGTGCGCGCCGCCGTTCCCGCCGAAGCGGAGATGTGGGGACGCGATAAAACGCCCAAGGATTGGGAAAAAGCCGCCCAGCTGGCGCGCGACTTCGTAAAAGCGCGAACGCCGATCTTTTTGAACTATGCCGAGAAAGCGGTCGGCCCTCGTCCGGTGTTCGTGGAGGAATGGGCGTTGTATTGA
- the nth gene encoding endonuclease III, with protein sequence MNNNSIHEIVRILRQEVLKWKTPAVSVVAEDSRNPFYVLISCLLSLRTKDETTAEAFTRLKRRAQTPQGILRLPEEELARIIYPVGFYNQKAKTLREVSRVLIDEYNGEVPNSIDELLKLKGVGHKTANLVVTLGFNKPGICVDTHVHRIPNRWGYIATKTPKHSEIALREKLPPEYWIEFNDLLVTFGQNVCLPISPKCSQCRLAAYCERKNVARSR encoded by the coding sequence TTGAATAACAATTCCATCCATGAAATCGTGCGTATCCTACGGCAAGAGGTTTTGAAATGGAAGACTCCAGCCGTAAGCGTCGTCGCCGAGGATTCGCGCAATCCATTTTACGTATTGATTTCCTGCCTTTTGAGCCTGCGCACCAAGGACGAGACCACGGCGGAAGCCTTCACCCGCCTGAAACGCCGGGCGCAGACGCCGCAGGGAATATTGCGGCTTCCCGAAGAAGAACTAGCGCGCATCATTTACCCTGTTGGCTTTTATAACCAAAAAGCGAAGACGCTGCGAGAAGTGAGCCGCGTCTTGATCGACGAATATAACGGCGAGGTTCCCAACAGCATCGACGAATTGTTAAAATTGAAAGGCGTGGGCCACAAGACGGCCAATCTCGTCGTAACGTTGGGATTCAACAAACCCGGCATCTGCGTCGATACCCACGTCCACCGCATCCCCAACCGGTGGGGCTATATCGCCACGAAAACGCCGAAGCATAGCGAAATAGCGTTGCGGGAAAAACTGCCGCCGGAATATTGGATCGAATTTAACGACCTCTTAGTGACGTTCGGGCAGAACGTATGTCTCCCCATCTCGCCCAAATGCTCGCAATGCCGTCTCGCCGCCTATTGCGAGCGCAAAAACGTCGCTCGCAGCCGTTAG